In Nitrosophilus labii, the following proteins share a genomic window:
- a CDS encoding TetR/AcrR family transcriptional regulator, which produces MESNFSKNNGEKSTKEKILDAALELISLYGYKGASVRKIAKAVGIRESAIYNHFKNKEEIFKEIMKDLFSSPFADFFERKPVSESAKRGKRFLSEYAASIKLITFDVKNEKFFKIILLELMQNSEVRELFLKYFYQDNIKKLSEAFFVMMQEGLIKHSDPMLMAQEFFAPLFYYRLHVTLLRLDNKPTTLLSTIFEKHVDFFWESITLN; this is translated from the coding sequence ATGGAGTCGAACTTTTCTAAAAATAACGGTGAAAAAAGTACTAAAGAAAAGATTTTAGATGCAGCACTTGAGCTCATCTCGCTTTACGGATATAAAGGAGCCTCTGTAAGAAAGATAGCAAAAGCTGTAGGTATAAGAGAGAGCGCTATCTATAACCATTTTAAAAATAAAGAAGAGATTTTTAAAGAGATTATGAAGGATCTTTTCTCCTCCCCTTTTGCGGATTTTTTCGAAAGAAAACCGGTAAGTGAAAGTGCGAAAAGAGGAAAAAGGTTTTTATCCGAATATGCAGCATCAATAAAGCTAATTACTTTTGATGTAAAAAACGAGAAATTTTTTAAAATTATCTTGCTTGAGCTTATGCAAAATAGTGAAGTTAGAGAGCTTTTTTTGAAATATTTCTACCAAGACAATATCAAAAAGCTCTCAGAAGCTTTTTTTGTAATGATGCAAGAGGGTTTAATAAAACATTCCGATCCTATGTTAATGGCTCAAGAGTTTTTTGCACCTCTGTTTTATTATAGATTGCATGTTACTCTTTTGAGACTTGACAACAAACCGACTACCTTGCTTTCCACTATATTTGAAAAGCATGTGGATTTTTTTTGGGAGAGTATAACTTTAAATTGA
- a CDS encoding gamma-glutamylcyclotransferase family protein, with translation MKNEYLFVYGTLQREFNNPFAKFLRKNTVYLGIGYIRGKKYQISWYPGVKKSFFKKDKVYGELYRVENPKRLFKVLDRYEDATIYNIGKYEYIRKKWPVIINNKLYKAWVYFYKT, from the coding sequence ATGAAAAATGAGTATCTTTTTGTATACGGAACACTGCAAAGGGAGTTTAACAACCCCTTTGCTAAATTTTTGAGAAAAAATACCGTTTATTTAGGTATAGGATATATTAGAGGGAAAAAATACCAAATAAGCTGGTATCCTGGAGTAAAAAAATCTTTTTTTAAAAAAGACAAAGTATACGGAGAGCTTTACAGAGTCGAAAATCCAAAAAGACTCTTTAAAGTTCTCGATAGATACGAAGATGCTACAATATACAATATCGGAAAGTATGAATATATTAGAAAAAAATGGCCTGTAATCATAAATAATAAATTATACAAAGCTTGGGTATATTTTTATAAAACTTGA
- a CDS encoding heat shock protein transcriptional repressor HspR, whose protein sequence is MYGYDEPVFLISVVAKVLKIHPQTLRQYEREGLITPSRTEGKMRLYSQRDIDRIKMILRLTRELGVNLAGVDIILRLKDQINEMEREIEELKEELAECKAQGYVPKNRAVVARKNNYEIIIFDDEE, encoded by the coding sequence ATGTATGGATATGACGAACCGGTTTTTTTGATAAGCGTCGTAGCTAAAGTTTTAAAAATTCATCCGCAAACTTTGAGACAGTATGAAAGAGAAGGGTTAATAACCCCTTCAAGAACCGAAGGCAAAATGAGACTCTACTCTCAAAGAGATATAGATAGAATCAAAATGATTTTGAGGCTTACTAGAGAGCTTGGAGTAAACTTAGCAGGAGTTGATATCATTTTAAGACTTAAAGATCAGATAAATGAAATGGAAAGAGAGATAGAGGAGTTAAAAGAGGAGCTTGCCGAGTGTAAAGCCCAAGGATATGTTCCTAAAAATAGAGCAGTAGTAGCTAGAAAAAACAATTATGAAATTATTATATTTGATGATGAAGAGTAG
- the htpG gene encoding molecular chaperone HtpG, translated as MAKHTFNAEVTKLLHLMIHSLYSNKEIFLRELISNAADALDKLHLLTLTDEKYKGFGFEPKITITIDVIEKRLIISDNGIGMDEVELVENLGTIAKSGTKSFLENLSGDIKKDAQLIGQFGVGFYSAFMVADKVEVVSKKAGDDKTWIWRSSAEDEFEIDEAVRESQGTDVILYIKKDNEEFLNEYRIKEIVKKYSDHIPYKIFLKIGDKEEQINRASALWKLSKNEIKEEEYKEFYKTISHDNNDPLYWIHTKAEGTLEYTTLFYIPSVRPIDLFRADYEPGVKLYVKNVFIMDDKELLPVYLRFIRGIIDSEDLPLNVSREMLQHNTILAKIKKSSVKKILTELKKLKNHDREKYIKFWELFGKVLKEGLVSDFENRETLLELMLFKTSKSDEYIDFETYIKNMKENQKSIYYLIGEKELKDSPLLDRFKKEEMEVILFNDEIDSFVIPSITEYKEKKLKSVSSTEVDEDFENTKIDDEKYKDLIEAIKKPLKEKVKDIRITSRLVDNPACLVFDKDDPEFQTYIMLKQMGHFDAKEPKAVLEINPEHEVFTKMVLKNDYSLANEVAEVIYNEARVLEGMEIEDAAKFAKSLNTILSKALEK; from the coding sequence ATGGCAAAACATACATTTAATGCCGAGGTAACAAAACTACTCCATCTAATGATCCACTCTCTTTACTCAAACAAAGAGATCTTTTTAAGAGAGCTTATATCAAACGCTGCAGATGCTCTGGATAAACTTCATCTTTTGACGCTAACTGATGAAAAGTATAAAGGTTTTGGTTTTGAGCCTAAAATCACAATAACAATAGACGTAATTGAAAAAAGGCTTATTATAAGCGATAACGGTATAGGTATGGATGAAGTAGAACTTGTTGAAAACTTAGGAACTATAGCAAAAAGCGGAACAAAAAGTTTTTTGGAAAATTTAAGCGGGGACATTAAAAAAGACGCCCAGCTAATAGGGCAGTTTGGAGTAGGATTTTATAGTGCCTTTATGGTTGCAGATAAAGTAGAAGTTGTAAGTAAAAAGGCTGGAGATGATAAAACCTGGATCTGGAGAAGCAGTGCAGAAGATGAGTTTGAGATAGATGAGGCTGTTAGAGAGTCTCAAGGAACCGATGTGATACTCTACATCAAAAAAGATAATGAAGAGTTTTTAAACGAATATAGAATCAAAGAGATCGTAAAAAAATATAGCGATCACATCCCTTACAAAATCTTTTTGAAAATTGGCGACAAAGAGGAGCAAATTAACAGAGCCAGCGCATTGTGGAAACTTTCAAAAAACGAAATTAAAGAGGAAGAGTATAAAGAGTTTTACAAAACTATATCTCATGACAATAACGATCCTCTTTATTGGATACATACAAAAGCCGAAGGTACATTAGAATATACTACACTATTTTATATCCCCTCAGTAAGGCCTATAGATCTTTTTAGAGCCGATTATGAACCAGGAGTCAAACTTTACGTAAAAAATGTGTTTATAATGGACGATAAAGAGTTGTTACCAGTTTATTTAAGATTCATTAGAGGTATTATAGATTCTGAAGATCTTCCTTTAAATGTTAGCAGAGAGATGCTACAACATAACACCATATTGGCAAAAATCAAAAAATCTTCAGTAAAAAAGATACTTACGGAGCTTAAAAAACTTAAAAATCACGATAGAGAAAAATATATAAAATTTTGGGAACTATTTGGCAAAGTATTAAAAGAGGGTCTAGTGAGCGATTTTGAAAATAGAGAGACTCTTTTGGAACTAATGCTGTTTAAAACATCAAAAAGTGACGAATATATCGATTTTGAAACATATATTAAAAATATGAAAGAAAATCAAAAGTCTATTTACTATCTCATAGGAGAAAAAGAGCTAAAAGACTCTCCGTTGCTTGATAGATTCAAAAAAGAAGAGATGGAAGTAATACTTTTCAATGATGAAATAGATAGTTTCGTTATCCCTTCAATAACAGAGTATAAAGAGAAAAAATTAAAATCTGTCTCTTCAACCGAAGTTGATGAAGATTTCGAAAACACAAAAATAGATGATGAAAAATATAAAGATTTGATAGAGGCTATAAAAAAACCTTTGAAAGAAAAAGTAAAAGATATAAGAATCACTTCTAGACTAGTAGATAATCCTGCTTGTCTTGTTTTTGATAAAGATGATCCTGAGTTTCAAACATACATAATGTTAAAACAGATGGGACACTTCGATGCCAAAGAGCCTAAAGCGGTTCTTGAGATCAATCCTGAACATGAAGTGTTTACGAAGATGGTTTTAAAAAATGACTACTCTTTAGCAAATGAAGTAGCTGAAGTGATCTATAACGAAGCGAGAGTTTTAGAGGGTATGGAGATAGAAGATGCTGCAAAATTTGCAAAAAGCCTAAATACCATCTTGTCAAAAGCCCTGGAAAAATAG
- the murA gene encoding UDP-N-acetylglucosamine 1-carboxyvinyltransferase: MDFLKIEGGKKLSGKVKISGAKNAALPLIASTILAKNSVEISNLPDVKDIRTLLNLLEILGAKYSFEKNRAIIDTNTINSTTAIYDIVRTMRASILVLGPLLVRFGHCEVSLPGGCAIGQRPIDLHLKALESMGASIEIKNGYVITKAKNGLKGAHIIFDKVTVTGTENIVMAAALAKGETTIVNAAKEPEVVQLCEVLKSAGVEIKGIGTDEIKIKGTEGELLCFDDIKVIPDRIEAGTYLCAGAITNSEITVKDVEPFHMDAIITKLIQMGYDLDVKKREITIKSAQKIKPVEIITSEYPGFPTDMQAQFMALALKAEGVSIIEERLFENRFMHVSELMRFGANIHLKGNTATVNGPTELFGTDVMATDLRASSALVLAGLTAKGTTKVHRIYHLDRGYEALEKKLKILGADIERLKE, from the coding sequence ATGGATTTTTTAAAAATTGAAGGAGGCAAAAAACTTTCTGGAAAAGTAAAAATATCCGGGGCCAAAAATGCAGCCCTTCCCCTAATAGCCTCAACAATTTTGGCAAAAAACAGTGTAGAAATTTCCAATCTACCAGATGTTAAAGATATAAGGACTCTTTTAAATCTTTTGGAGATTCTTGGTGCAAAATATAGTTTTGAAAAAAATAGGGCAATCATAGATACCAATACAATAAACAGTACAACGGCCATATATGATATCGTTAGAACTATGAGAGCCTCTATATTGGTTTTGGGGCCACTTTTAGTAAGATTTGGTCATTGCGAAGTCTCTTTACCCGGTGGATGCGCCATAGGGCAAAGACCTATAGACCTTCATCTAAAAGCATTGGAGAGTATGGGGGCTTCTATAGAGATAAAAAACGGCTATGTCATTACTAAAGCCAAAAACGGATTAAAGGGCGCTCATATAATATTTGATAAAGTTACCGTAACAGGAACGGAAAATATTGTAATGGCCGCAGCCTTGGCAAAAGGCGAAACGACTATCGTAAATGCTGCAAAAGAGCCTGAAGTGGTGCAACTTTGTGAAGTTTTAAAAAGCGCAGGCGTAGAGATAAAAGGGATTGGAACTGATGAGATAAAAATCAAAGGTACCGAAGGAGAACTTTTATGTTTTGATGATATCAAAGTTATTCCAGACCGTATAGAAGCAGGGACCTATCTGTGTGCAGGAGCAATAACCAACTCTGAAATCACCGTTAAAGATGTCGAACCTTTCCATATGGATGCGATTATTACAAAATTGATTCAGATGGGATACGATTTAGATGTAAAGAAAAGGGAAATAACGATAAAATCTGCCCAAAAAATTAAACCTGTAGAGATTATAACTTCAGAATATCCCGGTTTTCCTACTGATATGCAGGCTCAATTTATGGCTTTGGCGCTTAAAGCTGAAGGAGTATCTATCATAGAAGAAAGACTCTTTGAAAATAGGTTTATGCATGTAAGCGAACTTATGAGATTTGGTGCGAATATTCATCTAAAAGGAAATACCGCTACCGTAAATGGACCAACTGAACTTTTTGGCACAGACGTTATGGCTACGGATCTTAGAGCAAGTAGCGCTTTGGTTTTAGCTGGACTTACTGCAAAAGGAACGACAAAGGTACACAGAATTTATCATCTAGATAGAGGATATGAAGCATTGGAGAAAAAATTAAAAATTCTTGGCGCCGATATAGAGAGACTCAAAGAGTAG
- the purH gene encoding bifunctional phosphoribosylaminoimidazolecarboxamide formyltransferase/IMP cyclohydrolase: protein MRALLSVSDKTGIVEFAKELIELGYEIISTGGTWRVLKDAGLEVTEISEITNFPECFNGRVKTLNPYIHGGILFRRDKVDHFQEAKKLGIEPIDIVCVNLYPFKETIQRTENFEEIIENIDIGGPTMVRSAAKNFESVIIVTDPNDYNKVIDALKNDKNSLEFRRDLMIKAFEHTASYDATIANYMNKRFNDSFGDKQFIVGKKVFNTRYGENPHQRGALYEFEDFYANLNVLKGEASFNNLTDINACMKIAVSLGKGSVVIVKHGNPCGAALKDDLITSWQKALECDPVSAFGGVVTVNGVVTKELAEEINKIFVEVLVAATITEEAKEVFANKKRIKLFDLGKSKLEISGDLFDFKHIEGGFVYQDADIIKEEEVLEAKQVSKAAIEDKKDLMMAWKIAALTKSNCVVYVKDGAMVAVGMGMTSRVDAAKCALKKAEELGIDVSGSAMASEAFFPFRDSVDAAAEAGVKAIIEPGGSIRDDEVIQAADEHGIALYFTGVRHFLH, encoded by the coding sequence ATGAGAGCATTGTTAAGTGTTAGTGATAAAACGGGTATAGTTGAATTTGCAAAAGAGCTTATCGAACTAGGATATGAGATAATAAGTACGGGAGGTACTTGGAGAGTTTTAAAAGATGCCGGTTTGGAAGTAACGGAAATAAGTGAAATTACAAATTTTCCTGAGTGTTTTAACGGGAGAGTAAAAACGCTAAATCCATATATTCACGGAGGAATACTTTTTAGAAGAGATAAAGTGGATCATTTTCAAGAGGCAAAGAAACTTGGGATAGAGCCGATAGATATTGTATGCGTAAACCTATATCCTTTTAAAGAGACTATACAAAGAACGGAAAATTTTGAAGAGATTATAGAAAATATAGATATTGGCGGGCCGACTATGGTTAGAAGTGCTGCAAAAAATTTCGAAAGCGTAATTATCGTTACGGATCCTAATGATTATAACAAAGTTATAGATGCCTTAAAAAACGATAAAAACTCTTTGGAATTTAGAAGGGATTTGATGATAAAAGCTTTTGAACATACTGCAAGCTACGATGCGACCATAGCAAACTATATGAACAAAAGGTTCAATGATAGCTTTGGAGATAAACAGTTTATAGTAGGAAAAAAAGTTTTCAACACTAGATATGGAGAAAATCCTCACCAAAGAGGAGCACTATATGAGTTTGAAGACTTTTACGCTAATTTAAACGTTTTAAAAGGCGAAGCAAGTTTTAACAATCTCACCGATATAAACGCCTGTATGAAGATTGCGGTAAGTCTTGGAAAGGGTAGTGTGGTTATAGTAAAACACGGTAACCCATGCGGAGCCGCGCTTAAAGATGACCTTATAACTTCTTGGCAAAAAGCGCTAGAGTGTGACCCGGTAAGCGCTTTTGGAGGTGTAGTTACCGTAAACGGCGTAGTAACGAAAGAGCTAGCAGAAGAGATCAATAAAATCTTCGTAGAAGTTTTAGTAGCCGCAACCATAACTGAAGAGGCTAAAGAGGTATTTGCAAACAAAAAAAGAATCAAACTTTTTGATCTAGGTAAAAGTAAACTCGAAATAAGCGGCGATTTGTTTGATTTTAAGCATATTGAAGGAGGATTTGTTTATCAAGATGCCGATATTATAAAAGAGGAAGAGGTATTGGAAGCAAAACAGGTTAGTAAAGCTGCTATTGAAGATAAAAAAGATTTGATGATGGCTTGGAAAATCGCAGCACTCACAAAATCAAACTGTGTAGTTTATGTCAAAGATGGTGCTATGGTAGCAGTTGGTATGGGAATGACTAGTAGGGTAGATGCTGCTAAATGTGCTTTGAAAAAGGCAGAAGAGTTAGGTATTGATGTTAGTGGAAGTGCAATGGCTAGTGAAGCTTTCTTCCCTTTTAGAGACTCGGTTGATGCCGCAGCAGAAGCAGGAGTTAAAGCGATAATAGAGCCTGGCGGTAGCATTAGGGATGATGAAGTTATACAAGCTGCCGATGAGCACGGAATAGCTCTATATTTTACAGGAGTGAGACACTTTTTGCATTAA
- a CDS encoding nitrite/sulfite reductase, which translates to MKLNKIEKLKLKLKPFDYYKQLDCLNPNNLSEADRFYLKNFGIYNTKLEPQKFMLRLRITAGRIELEELKKVLFYAKKFDAKILLTARAQIELHNLDFESVLHIHKNLEIEHISSWQTLTDNFRNIVTDPLDGVGENSYFEVYPLILQMQKLFLKNPDFVGMIPRKFNTAISANSKNISSFFSNDCYFALAEKDKKIGFNLYLGGKNLAIAKNADIFVIKEEVTKLFEAIIKAYKKYGLRENRTKARLYHLIQDIGMDGFKEKIKEYYNKEFINAGELICEKYKKVDDWFNLKNETFAYRFKSRYGEIDIETFEQIVDFVQSSGSEIRVGIDQNLYIIGLKEQKFPISSLSQNQNIITCAGSRYCIYSLFDTKKEADKLILEKINTLNIKIGYSGCLKGCGRHILADIGFVGIRTNLFGEVERGVRLYIGGEYTKGKRSARMIYWAVPLRKLNNLLEIIIDEFQYSGYEDFEEFSKNILNRYTEEFLAFWFLAKLYTKKELLLNKSEKNLIKHFEKEDFFKNDLHQTIKILEKIVFSNIDYFLETS; encoded by the coding sequence ATGAAACTAAATAAAATCGAAAAACTAAAGTTAAAGCTAAAACCTTTTGATTATTACAAACAACTAGATTGTCTAAACCCAAACAATCTAAGCGAAGCAGATAGATTTTATCTTAAAAATTTTGGTATTTACAATACAAAACTAGAGCCCCAAAAATTTATGCTTCGCTTACGTATAACGGCTGGTAGAATAGAACTTGAAGAACTAAAAAAAGTCCTTTTTTATGCAAAAAAATTTGATGCAAAAATATTACTAACAGCTAGAGCCCAGATAGAGCTGCACAATCTTGATTTTGAATCTGTTTTGCATATCCACAAAAACCTAGAAATTGAGCATATTTCATCTTGGCAGACACTTACAGACAACTTTAGAAACATTGTCACTGATCCACTTGACGGAGTAGGGGAGAATAGTTACTTTGAAGTCTATCCCTTGATTTTACAGATGCAAAAACTTTTTTTGAAAAATCCCGATTTTGTAGGGATGATTCCAAGAAAATTCAATACAGCAATAAGTGCAAACTCAAAAAATATCTCCTCTTTTTTTAGTAATGACTGTTATTTTGCTTTGGCGGAAAAAGATAAAAAAATCGGTTTTAATCTCTATCTTGGAGGTAAAAACCTCGCTATCGCTAAAAATGCGGATATTTTTGTAATAAAAGAAGAGGTTACTAAGCTCTTTGAAGCAATCATAAAAGCTTATAAAAAATATGGTCTTAGAGAAAACAGAACAAAAGCGAGGCTATACCATCTTATACAAGACATTGGCATGGATGGATTTAAAGAGAAGATAAAAGAGTATTACAATAAAGAGTTTATAAACGCAGGGGAACTTATTTGCGAAAAATATAAAAAAGTTGATGACTGGTTCAATCTAAAAAACGAAACTTTTGCATATAGATTTAAAAGCCGATATGGAGAGATAGATATCGAAACGTTTGAACAAATAGTAGATTTTGTTCAAAGTAGCGGTAGCGAAATAAGAGTAGGTATAGATCAAAATCTATATATTATAGGATTAAAAGAGCAAAAATTCCCAATCTCTTCCTTGTCTCAAAACCAAAATATAATAACTTGTGCCGGAAGCAGATACTGTATATATTCGCTTTTTGATACAAAAAAAGAGGCCGACAAACTTATACTAGAAAAGATAAATACATTAAATATTAAAATAGGATACAGCGGATGTCTTAAAGGTTGCGGTAGGCATATTTTAGCCGATATTGGTTTTGTAGGTATTAGAACAAATCTTTTTGGAGAGGTTGAAAGAGGTGTTAGACTTTATATCGGCGGAGAATATACGAAAGGGAAAAGAAGTGCTAGGATGATATACTGGGCTGTACCTTTGAGAAAATTAAACAATCTCTTAGAAATCATAATCGATGAATTTCAATACAGCGGTTATGAGGATTTTGAAGAGTTTTCAAAAAATATTTTAAACAGATATACAGAAGAGTTTTTAGCTTTTTGGTTTTTAGCAAAACTTTATACCAAAAAAGAGTTATTGTTAAATAAGAGCGAAAAAAATCTTATAAAACATTTTGAAAAAGAAGATTTTTTTAAAAATGATCTTCATCAAACAATCAAAATCTTAGAAAAAATAGTTTTTTCAAACATAGATTATTTTTTAGAGACTTCGTAA
- a CDS encoding class I SAM-dependent methyltransferase, with amino-acid sequence MIEDKIKWNKKYQTQKYNTNPSEIIKKFYYLAKEKKALDLACGIGRNSIFLASKGFYVDAVDISDVALNKIKGYENINTIEADLDNFSIKENLYGLILCINFLNRNIFEKMKRGLKEEGILIYETFVYSQKNEENMNRDYLLEKDELLRAFLDFNIIYYEEKFVLNEKGKNVLKAYLVAKKEKCFR; translated from the coding sequence GTGATAGAAGATAAAATAAAATGGAATAAAAAGTATCAAACACAAAAATATAATACAAATCCATCTGAAATCATAAAAAAGTTTTACTATTTAGCCAAAGAAAAAAAAGCGCTGGACCTAGCTTGCGGAATAGGGCGAAACAGTATATTTCTAGCTTCAAAAGGATTTTATGTAGATGCGGTAGATATTTCCGATGTTGCTTTGAATAAAATAAAAGGATATGAAAATATCAATACTATTGAAGCTGATCTAGATAACTTTTCAATCAAAGAAAATCTTTACGGACTTATTTTGTGTATCAACTTTTTAAATAGGAATATTTTTGAAAAAATGAAAAGAGGATTAAAAGAAGAGGGGATTTTAATATATGAAACTTTTGTATATTCACAAAAAAATGAAGAAAATATGAATAGAGACTATCTTTTAGAAAAAGATGAACTGCTTAGAGCTTTTTTGGATTTTAATATTATTTACTATGAAGAAAAGTTTGTTTTAAATGAAAAAGGAAAAAACGTTTTAAAAGCATATCTTGTTGCTAAAAAAGAAAAATGTTTCCGATAA
- a CDS encoding DnaJ C-terminal domain-containing protein encodes MNKSLYETLGVSPDATQDEIKKAYRKLARKYHPDINKSPDAEEKFKEINAAYEILSDPEKRKQYDQYGDAMFGGQNFHDFAQQNFQGGVDLDEILRSIFGGGFGGFESRAGGFGGFGGFEDFATPDLDLHAKITIPFRTAVLGGTHSITVNGETFDVRIPPGVKNGDTLRIRGKGKSFQGKRGDLLLKVEVAHDPEYEREGDNLYKTIDIPLKTAMFGGKVKVNTLEKEITLKVPKNTKCGQKFRVKGLGVLNRKTKMKGDLYLRANIILPKVEELEPELAKIMEEKLPGGE; translated from the coding sequence GTGAATAAGAGTCTATATGAAACATTGGGAGTAAGCCCTGATGCGACACAAGATGAGATAAAAAAAGCATACAGAAAACTTGCTAGAAAATATCATCCTGATATCAACAAATCTCCAGACGCGGAAGAAAAATTCAAAGAGATTAACGCCGCATATGAGATTTTAAGCGACCCTGAGAAAAGAAAGCAGTATGATCAGTACGGTGATGCAATGTTCGGCGGTCAAAACTTCCACGATTTTGCACAGCAAAATTTTCAAGGCGGCGTTGATTTAGATGAGATATTAAGGTCTATTTTCGGTGGCGGTTTTGGCGGTTTTGAAAGTAGAGCAGGAGGTTTTGGTGGTTTTGGCGGTTTTGAAGATTTTGCCACACCAGATCTTGATCTGCATGCTAAAATCACCATTCCTTTTAGAACGGCGGTATTGGGCGGAACTCACTCTATCACCGTAAACGGTGAAACCTTTGATGTTAGAATACCGCCTGGCGTTAAAAATGGAGATACTTTAAGAATTAGGGGAAAGGGTAAGAGTTTCCAAGGAAAACGAGGAGATCTACTTTTAAAAGTAGAGGTGGCCCATGACCCTGAATATGAAAGAGAAGGAGACAACCTTTATAAAACTATAGATATACCTTTAAAAACTGCAATGTTTGGCGGCAAAGTAAAAGTCAATACTCTTGAAAAAGAGATCACTTTGAAAGTTCCTAAAAATACAAAGTGCGGTCAGAAATTTCGCGTCAAGGGTCTTGGTGTATTAAATAGAAAAACTAAAATGAAAGGAGATCTGTACTTAAGAGCAAATATTATTTTGCCAAAAGTAGAAGAGTTAGAACCAGAGCTTGCTAAAATAATGGAAGAGAAACTTCCCGGAGGTGAATAA
- a CDS encoding chorismate mutase yields the protein MKECRSLEEIRNEIDKIDEEIVKLIAERSRYVKQAAKFKVSVDEIKSDERIDDVLNHVRHLAATLGISPNLVADIFKILINKMVEMEIEEFKHGGAY from the coding sequence ATGAAAGAGTGCAGGTCGTTGGAAGAAATTAGAAACGAGATTGACAAAATAGATGAAGAGATAGTAAAACTTATAGCCGAAAGAAGCAGATATGTAAAGCAGGCCGCCAAGTTTAAAGTTAGCGTTGATGAGATAAAAAGTGATGAAAGAATAGACGATGTTTTAAATCACGTAAGACATCTTGCGGCAACTTTGGGAATATCTCCAAACTTAGTGGCCGATATCTTTAAAATCTTAATAAACAAGATGGTTGAGATGGAGATAGAGGAGTTTAAACACGGCGGAGCCTATTGA
- a CDS encoding tyrosine-type recombinase/integrase, which yields MKYPLDFKDNFEKTLLFWIERFIRYKLTSLSNRLVKDKNSVAEVINSLVKGTSSINELSILVKKARNAGLSGINTYYKPLEKLYSYLTKLGLASMKEIDEEMIIDFLTSSTGGLSDASKKNHRIAMINFFSYIDKQNLEDDGSSHVFGIELKNWGGLRGKAGQKLPVYLTEEEISRFIKAIETYPFRCEVAARNRALIKTILYTGIRVSEATNLKIKDIIPDSDIYLLKITGKGNKTRVVMIKSKHIKKDLDEWLSFRNCQKDLLFCNKKGTTLTQAYVSRMVEKILISAGIKKEKNGAHMLRHTFATLLYLKSKDLVLVQEALGHASLDTSRIYTHFDKNKLYKAASIMDDIK from the coding sequence ATGAAGTATCCTTTAGATTTCAAGGATAATTTTGAAAAGACTCTTCTTTTTTGGATAGAGAGATTTATAAGATATAAATTAACATCCCTATCGAATCGTCTTGTAAAAGACAAAAATAGTGTTGCTGAAGTTATCAACTCTTTAGTCAAAGGAACATCTTCTATAAATGAACTATCTATTCTTGTTAAAAAAGCAAGAAATGCGGGTTTAAGCGGAATAAATACATACTACAAACCTCTTGAAAAGCTTTACAGTTATCTTACCAAACTAGGACTTGCCTCAATGAAAGAGATAGACGAAGAGATGATAATAGATTTTTTAACCTCTTCAACCGGCGGACTTAGCGATGCTTCTAAAAAAAACCATCGAATAGCTATGATAAACTTTTTTTCATATATAGATAAACAAAATCTTGAGGATGATGGAAGTTCACATGTTTTTGGCATAGAGTTAAAAAATTGGGGCGGACTTAGAGGAAAAGCGGGACAAAAACTTCCTGTATATTTGACGGAAGAAGAGATATCAAGATTTATAAAGGCTATTGAAACCTACCCTTTTAGGTGTGAAGTTGCAGCAAGAAACAGAGCTTTGATAAAAACCATATTGTACACCGGTATAAGAGTTTCAGAAGCAACTAACCTAAAAATTAAAGATATTATCCCAGATAGTGACATATATCTTTTAAAAATTACAGGAAAAGGAAATAAAACAAGAGTAGTTATGATAAAATCTAAGCATATAAAAAAAGATCTAGATGAATGGCTAAGTTTTAGAAATTGTCAAAAAGATCTTCTTTTTTGCAATAAAAAAGGTACTACCCTAACCCAGGCTTACGTAAGCCGGATGGTTGAAAAAATTTTGATAAGTGCAGGTATAAAAAAAGAGAAAAATGGAGCTCATATGTTAAGACATACCTTTGCAACACTTTTATATCTAAAAAGTAAAGATTTGGTTCTGGTTCAAGAGGCTTTGGGTCATGCGAGTCTTGATACTTCAAGAATATATACCCATTTCGATAAGAACAAGCTTTACAAAGCTGCTAGCATAATGGATGATATTAAATAA